Proteins encoded by one window of Kribbella flavida DSM 17836:
- a CDS encoding MFS transporter, with protein sequence MLVPRLSRTQIGLFALSVACFVSVTSENLPVALLSDLASEFAVPESAIGLLMTGYAAVVAVSVVPLVAWTGRWDRRTAVLVTLAAIVGSNLLLAIAPNYGVAVVARVVSAAGHGVFWSVVASMAARLLGPQQAGRATAVVFAGNSLAFLFGLPLSAWLGATVGWRFTVVGVAALAALAGLAIRVTIQPMPPERTSSRPGPAAVRDILTDRVLASINVTTVVAVVSHFVVFTYITVIIADYVHLSGAATSILLLAHGTAGLAGLLLIGRWVDSRPQATSLLVTGGLAVCMLTLLTLGHTSTAIAGTAVVLWALPAGGIGVVLQAAILRNAKVHKELASAVYIVAFQIGIALGAWIGGVGLDHGALPVAVAVALGGGLVATALVRRSTAFHSIEQPEHSSTR encoded by the coding sequence ATGCTCGTACCGCGCCTGTCGCGCACCCAGATCGGCTTGTTCGCCCTCAGCGTCGCCTGCTTCGTCTCAGTGACCTCCGAGAACCTGCCGGTGGCCCTGCTGTCGGACCTCGCGTCGGAGTTCGCCGTGCCCGAATCGGCGATCGGTCTGCTGATGACCGGCTACGCCGCCGTCGTCGCGGTGTCGGTGGTCCCGCTCGTCGCGTGGACCGGACGGTGGGATCGCCGGACGGCGGTCCTGGTCACGCTGGCCGCGATCGTCGGGTCGAACCTGCTGCTCGCGATCGCACCGAACTACGGCGTGGCGGTGGTGGCGCGGGTGGTCTCGGCCGCCGGGCACGGGGTGTTCTGGTCGGTCGTGGCCTCGATGGCGGCGCGACTGCTCGGGCCGCAGCAGGCCGGCCGGGCCACCGCGGTGGTGTTCGCCGGCAACTCGCTCGCGTTCCTGTTCGGGCTGCCGCTCAGCGCCTGGCTCGGCGCGACGGTCGGCTGGCGGTTCACCGTCGTCGGCGTGGCCGCTCTGGCGGCTCTGGCCGGCCTCGCGATCCGGGTGACGATTCAACCGATGCCGCCGGAGCGCACGTCGTCGCGGCCGGGACCGGCGGCGGTGCGGGACATCCTCACCGACCGGGTGCTGGCGTCGATCAACGTCACGACGGTCGTCGCGGTCGTGAGTCACTTCGTGGTGTTCACCTACATCACGGTGATCATCGCCGACTACGTGCATCTCAGCGGCGCCGCGACCTCGATCCTGCTGCTCGCCCACGGGACGGCCGGGCTGGCCGGCCTGCTGCTGATCGGGCGGTGGGTCGACAGCCGTCCGCAGGCCACGAGTCTCCTGGTGACCGGTGGACTCGCGGTCTGCATGCTCACCCTGCTCACCCTCGGCCACACCTCCACCGCAATCGCCGGGACGGCGGTCGTGCTGTGGGCGTTGCCGGCGGGCGGTATCGGAGTGGTGCTGCAGGCCGCGATCCTGCGCAACGCCAAGGTGCACAAGGAGCTCGCGTCCGCCGTCTACATTGTCGCCTTCCAGATCGGTATCGCGCTGGGAGCGTGGATCGGTGGTGTCGGCCTGGACCACGGCGCCTTGCCCGTGGCAGTAGCCGTCGCGCTGGGCGGTGGCCTGGTGGCCACCGCCCTGGTCCGCCGATCGACCGCGTTTCACAGCATCGAGCAGCCGGAGCACTCGTCGACGCGGTGA
- a CDS encoding LacI family DNA-binding transcriptional regulator, translated as MSNHAPARVTMAEVARRSGVSPMTVSYCYNQPDRVAPETLRRVLEVAAAVGYLGPDPTARSLRRRHNGAIGVVLGEHLEYAFEDPQARRFLAGVAEVCRERGTGLNLIPTTGQDGDVERVRSAAVDGYILWTTVETDPVLSALSGAGKPVAVQGGPAIPGGRLIGIDDRASAAALAARTFSGARRPAVLSFPFDRDRRARLEIGPDAGLIEFPITRERLAGVYDHCREAGIDPASLPVAVAARNDRADAAAMVDTLLGTCEPDAVVAMSDQLAFAVLDAVRHRRLRVPGDVAVAGWDDGPDAEREGLTTIAQSLFDQGRACALAALGDSPPGTPAAWSLVARASTR; from the coding sequence ATGTCCAACCACGCACCGGCCCGCGTCACCATGGCAGAGGTGGCCCGCCGGTCCGGCGTCTCACCGATGACGGTGTCGTACTGCTACAACCAGCCGGACCGCGTGGCTCCGGAGACTCTTCGCCGCGTCTTGGAGGTCGCTGCCGCCGTCGGCTACCTCGGACCTGATCCGACCGCGCGCTCGCTGCGCCGCCGGCACAACGGCGCGATCGGCGTCGTGCTCGGCGAGCACCTGGAGTACGCGTTCGAGGATCCCCAGGCCCGGCGGTTCCTGGCCGGCGTCGCCGAGGTCTGCCGTGAGCGCGGCACCGGACTCAACCTCATCCCGACCACCGGTCAGGACGGCGACGTCGAGCGGGTCCGGTCAGCCGCCGTGGACGGCTACATCCTGTGGACCACGGTGGAGACCGACCCGGTGCTGTCGGCGCTGTCCGGTGCCGGCAAGCCGGTCGCGGTCCAGGGCGGTCCAGCGATTCCCGGCGGCCGGCTGATCGGGATCGACGACCGGGCCTCGGCCGCCGCGCTGGCCGCGCGAACCTTCAGCGGCGCGCGCCGTCCGGCGGTGCTCAGTTTCCCCTTCGACCGCGACCGCCGAGCACGGCTGGAGATCGGGCCCGATGCCGGCCTGATCGAGTTCCCGATCACCCGCGAACGCCTGGCCGGCGTCTACGACCACTGCCGGGAAGCCGGCATCGACCCGGCCAGCCTGCCCGTAGCCGTTGCCGCTCGCAACGACCGCGCCGACGCCGCCGCGATGGTCGACACACTGCTCGGGACGTGCGAGCCCGATGCCGTCGTCGCGATGAGCGATCAGCTCGCCTTCGCCGTGCTCGACGCCGTACGCCACCGGCGCCTGCGCGTTCCCGGCGACGTCGCCGTCGCCGGCTGGGACGACGGCCCCGACGCCGAGCGCGAGGGACTCACCACGATCGCCCAGTCCCTCTTCGACCAGGGCCGGGCCTGCGCGCTGGCCGCCCTCGGCGACTCCCCACCCGGCACCCCCGCCGCCTGGTCCCTGGTGGCGCGGGCGAGCACCAGGTGA
- a CDS encoding spore photoproduct lyase family protein, producing MHRSEGSVAAAPLLEVTRIYAEPAAARSERGRQVLARWPGAEVVEVASHWKIPEVHGDETNVGRWVRIKREALVLGEKKSLGVRPNGRSADFIAPSSANGCAMACAYCYVPRRKGYSNPITVFTNIDKIIGAITRHAGRQGPKPPNQCDPTDWVYDLGENNDCSVDALLSDNVADLVAAFRELPNAKASFATKYVNSELLELRPEGRTRIRFSLMPARASKLLDIRTSTIEQRLAALDDFVEAGYEVQVNFSPVVVYDGWLADWAELFEQLDAATNAATQRQLACEVIFLTHNESLHQVNLGWHPKAEELIWRPELQETKRSQNGATNVRYRWRDKQQYLAQFEQLLHQHLPYCHVRYAF from the coding sequence ATGCACAGGTCAGAGGGTTCCGTTGCGGCGGCGCCGTTGCTGGAGGTGACGCGGATCTACGCCGAGCCCGCGGCGGCGCGGTCGGAGCGCGGGCGGCAGGTGCTGGCGCGATGGCCCGGCGCCGAGGTGGTGGAGGTGGCGAGCCACTGGAAGATCCCGGAGGTGCACGGCGACGAGACCAACGTCGGCCGCTGGGTGCGGATCAAACGGGAGGCGCTGGTGCTGGGCGAGAAGAAGTCGCTCGGCGTCCGGCCGAACGGGCGGTCGGCCGACTTCATCGCCCCGTCCTCGGCGAACGGCTGCGCGATGGCGTGTGCGTACTGCTACGTTCCGCGCCGCAAGGGCTACAGCAACCCGATCACGGTGTTCACCAACATCGACAAGATCATCGGCGCGATCACCCGCCACGCCGGCCGGCAGGGTCCGAAGCCGCCGAACCAGTGCGACCCCACCGACTGGGTCTACGACCTGGGGGAGAACAACGACTGCAGCGTGGACGCGCTGCTCAGCGACAACGTGGCCGACCTGGTCGCCGCCTTCCGGGAGCTGCCCAACGCCAAGGCGTCCTTCGCGACGAAGTACGTGAACTCCGAGCTGCTCGAGCTGCGGCCGGAAGGCCGCACGCGGATCCGGTTCTCGCTGATGCCCGCCCGCGCGTCGAAGCTGCTCGACATCCGCACCTCGACGATCGAGCAGCGTCTCGCGGCGCTGGACGACTTCGTCGAGGCCGGCTACGAGGTGCAGGTGAACTTCTCGCCCGTCGTCGTGTACGACGGCTGGCTGGCGGACTGGGCGGAGCTGTTCGAGCAGCTCGACGCGGCGACGAACGCGGCGACCCAGCGGCAGCTCGCCTGCGAGGTGATCTTCCTGACCCACAACGAGTCCCTGCACCAGGTCAACCTCGGCTGGCACCCGAAGGCCGAGGAGCTGATCTGGCGGCCGGAGCTGCAGGAGACCAAACGGTCGCAGAACGGCGCGACCAACGTGCGCTACCGCTGGCGCGACAAGCAGCAGTACCTCGCGCAGTTCGAGCAACTGCTGCACCAGCACCTGCCGTACTGCCACGTGCGCTACGCGTTCTGA
- a CDS encoding endonuclease/exonuclease/phosphatase family protein produces MRIVSVNAWGGAMFDEFVPWLETVGADVLCLQEVTRTPGAAGWTRFEDGERSLPQRANLFQDVRDLRPTDQALMVVSDTGPVTVDSGARLRQDFGVATFVGETFPVVGTHTSFVHGEYVDHVDWTIEDRPRAALATRVVDRTEGRAVTVIQLHGLRDPAGKHDTPARKTQAERLADLVEHAASPGDLIVVCGDLNLLPGSETFAVLDKLGLTDLVGTADTRTSIYPKPTRHASYLLVSDPGAVKTFEAPPHPEVSDHRPLILDL; encoded by the coding sequence ATGCGGATCGTCTCTGTGAACGCGTGGGGCGGCGCGATGTTCGACGAGTTCGTCCCCTGGCTCGAGACCGTCGGCGCCGACGTGCTGTGCCTGCAAGAGGTCACCCGTACGCCGGGAGCGGCCGGCTGGACGCGGTTCGAGGACGGCGAGCGTTCCCTGCCCCAGCGCGCGAACCTCTTCCAGGACGTCCGCGACCTGCGGCCCACCGACCAGGCCCTGATGGTCGTCAGCGACACCGGCCCGGTCACCGTCGACTCAGGCGCCCGGCTCCGCCAGGACTTCGGCGTCGCCACCTTCGTCGGCGAGACCTTCCCCGTCGTCGGCACCCACACGTCGTTCGTGCACGGTGAGTACGTCGACCACGTGGACTGGACGATCGAGGACCGCCCCCGAGCCGCCCTGGCCACCCGGGTCGTCGATCGGACCGAGGGCCGCGCCGTCACCGTGATCCAGCTGCACGGCCTGCGCGACCCCGCCGGCAAGCACGACACGCCCGCCCGCAAGACCCAGGCCGAGCGCCTCGCCGACCTCGTCGAGCACGCCGCGTCCCCCGGCGACCTGATCGTCGTCTGCGGCGACCTGAACCTGCTGCCCGGCAGCGAAACCTTCGCCGTCCTGGACAAGCTCGGCCTGACCGACCTGGTCGGCACCGCCGACACCCGCACCTCGATCTACCCCAAGCCCACCCGCCACGCCAGCTACCTCCTGGTCTCCGACCCCGGTGCGGTGAAGACCTTCGAGGCCCCACCGCACCCGGAGGTCTCCGACCACCGCCCCCTGATCCTGGACCTCTGA
- a CDS encoding LysR family transcriptional regulator — MIDLHRLRLLRELHARGTMHGAARALGYSPSAISQQLGVLEREAGAKLLERTGRTVRLTDAGQALVRHAAVLLDGLEAAEAEVAAIAAGRPVGLVRVSAFQSAFLRIVAPAVAALAQSHPGIRVEVIEAEVEASVPALRLRQLDAVVGDEYSGRPRPVHDDLVRQSLVREEVRLILPEDHAGAGEGRVRMTELAGARWAACQPGTGHREMQIQACRELGGFEPDLRYSSDDFLILVEMVRTAGACALLPDLVVQYGVPGVAVRSLAEGTIGREVFLLTRANRTPAVEAVAAALHHAAR, encoded by the coding sequence ATGATCGATCTGCACCGCCTTCGTCTGCTGCGTGAGTTGCACGCCCGCGGCACGATGCACGGCGCCGCCCGGGCGCTCGGCTACAGCCCCAGCGCGATCTCCCAGCAGCTCGGCGTGCTCGAGCGGGAAGCGGGCGCGAAACTGCTCGAACGGACCGGCCGGACCGTGCGGCTCACCGACGCGGGCCAGGCACTCGTTCGGCACGCGGCGGTGCTGCTCGACGGGCTGGAGGCCGCGGAAGCCGAGGTCGCCGCCATCGCCGCGGGCCGGCCGGTGGGGCTCGTCCGGGTGTCGGCCTTCCAGTCGGCCTTTCTCCGCATCGTGGCCCCGGCGGTCGCCGCGCTCGCGCAGAGCCATCCGGGGATCCGCGTCGAGGTGATCGAGGCCGAGGTGGAGGCATCCGTTCCGGCCCTTCGCTTGCGCCAGCTCGACGCGGTGGTGGGGGACGAGTACTCCGGCCGGCCGCGTCCGGTGCACGACGATCTGGTTCGCCAGTCACTGGTCCGCGAGGAGGTGCGCCTGATCCTGCCGGAGGACCATGCCGGGGCAGGCGAAGGGCGAGTGCGGATGACCGAGCTGGCCGGAGCCCGCTGGGCCGCCTGCCAGCCCGGCACCGGACACCGGGAGATGCAGATCCAGGCCTGCCGGGAGCTGGGCGGGTTCGAACCGGACCTGCGCTACTCCTCCGACGATTTCCTGATCCTGGTCGAGATGGTCCGCACCGCCGGCGCCTGCGCCCTGCTGCCCGACCTGGTCGTCCAGTACGGCGTACCTGGTGTCGCCGTACGGTCCCTGGCCGAAGGTACGATCGGCCGCGAGGTCTTCCTCCTCACCCGCGCCAACCGAACCCCCGCCGTCGAGGCCGTCGCCGCCGCCCTGCATCACGCGGCCCGCTGA
- a CDS encoding DMT family transporter: protein MGPVLCLLSAACFGAMAIFGKFGYDAGVGVVDLLLVRFAIAAALLLAIAGTTGALRGVPRRSVVAGLALGGIGYATQSGLFFGALERMNASLLALIFYVYPALVTIVAIVLRRERASSRRLAALLIASIGTALVLGGAATGDLDRWGAALGFGAAVAYTVYILAGDHVGAGTPPVALSALVCTGAACTFAIVSAGHGGPQLDFAPSGWLWLTAIAVVSTVAAILAFFAGMARVGPSTASILSTLEPVVTVVLAAMLFTESLSSVQLLGGACVLGAVLVIQWPQRRRPEPTPQWVSTPKSSTAR, encoded by the coding sequence GTGGGTCCTGTGCTCTGTCTCCTGTCCGCCGCCTGCTTCGGCGCCATGGCGATCTTCGGCAAGTTCGGGTACGACGCCGGCGTCGGCGTCGTAGACCTGCTGCTCGTTCGTTTCGCGATCGCGGCCGCTCTGCTGCTGGCCATCGCCGGTACGACGGGCGCGCTGCGCGGTGTACCGCGGCGTTCGGTGGTGGCCGGTCTCGCGCTGGGCGGGATCGGCTACGCGACGCAGTCCGGTCTCTTCTTCGGCGCGCTGGAGCGGATGAACGCGTCGCTGCTCGCGCTGATCTTCTACGTCTACCCGGCCCTGGTCACGATCGTCGCGATCGTCCTGCGCCGCGAGCGCGCCTCGTCCCGGAGGTTGGCGGCGCTGCTGATCGCCTCGATCGGCACCGCGCTCGTCCTGGGCGGCGCCGCCACCGGCGATCTCGATCGCTGGGGCGCCGCGCTGGGTTTCGGCGCCGCGGTCGCCTACACCGTCTACATCCTCGCCGGAGACCACGTCGGCGCCGGTACGCCGCCCGTCGCGCTCTCGGCCCTGGTGTGCACCGGCGCCGCCTGCACGTTCGCGATCGTCTCGGCGGGGCACGGCGGCCCTCAGCTGGACTTCGCCCCGAGTGGCTGGCTCTGGCTGACCGCGATCGCCGTGGTCAGCACGGTCGCCGCGATCCTCGCCTTCTTCGCCGGGATGGCCCGGGTCGGCCCGTCGACGGCGTCGATCCTCTCGACCCTGGAGCCCGTGGTCACCGTCGTGCTCGCGGCGATGCTCTTCACCGAGTCCCTCAGCAGCGTCCAACTGCTCGGCGGAGCCTGCGTGCTCGGCGCGGTCCTGGTGATCCAGTGGCCGCAGCGGCGCCGGCCGGAACCGACACCTCAGTGGGTGTCCACGCCGAAGTCGAGCACGGCGCGGTAG
- a CDS encoding NAD(P)-dependent alcohol dehydrogenase — protein sequence MTVQAYAVGQPAGPTEVLAYEPRPLGPLEVDVTVTHSGICQTDLGLIDDHYGYTAFPVVVGHEAVGVVKAVGAAVDPDQLAVGQRVGVGAIAGSCGHCEWCTSGRQHLCGQRDDVVLRGTGGTFATEVRASDWRHVPPIPAALGSAEAAPLLCAGTTVFNAIVGHGVRPTDRVAVVGVGGLGHIALQVLAAWGCHVTAISTSAGKEADARRFGAHDFLTAGDLSRVGDTFDFVLDTVGADLPWDDYFATLRPRGKLCVVGVPSSPLTVTPLSLLPAEKSLVSAVVGPPSVTRALLDFAALHAIRAEVEVFPVSRIDDAIDHVRQGRARYRAVLDFGVDTH from the coding sequence ATGACAGTCCAGGCGTACGCCGTCGGCCAGCCGGCCGGCCCGACCGAAGTTCTCGCGTACGAACCTCGCCCACTCGGACCGCTCGAGGTCGACGTCACCGTCACGCACAGCGGGATCTGCCAGACCGACCTGGGCCTGATCGACGACCACTACGGCTACACCGCGTTCCCCGTCGTCGTCGGCCACGAGGCGGTCGGAGTCGTGAAAGCCGTCGGCGCGGCCGTGGATCCTGACCAGTTGGCCGTCGGGCAACGCGTCGGCGTCGGCGCCATCGCCGGTTCCTGCGGCCATTGCGAGTGGTGCACGTCCGGCCGGCAACACCTGTGCGGGCAGCGCGACGACGTCGTACTGCGTGGCACCGGCGGCACGTTCGCGACCGAGGTCCGGGCCAGCGACTGGCGCCACGTCCCGCCGATCCCGGCAGCGCTCGGATCGGCCGAAGCCGCGCCCCTGCTGTGTGCCGGTACGACGGTCTTCAACGCGATCGTCGGGCACGGCGTACGCCCCACGGACCGGGTCGCTGTGGTGGGCGTGGGCGGGCTCGGCCACATCGCGCTGCAGGTCCTCGCGGCCTGGGGGTGCCACGTCACCGCGATCTCCACCAGTGCAGGCAAAGAGGCCGACGCGCGCCGTTTCGGTGCTCACGACTTCCTCACCGCCGGTGACCTGTCCCGGGTCGGCGACACGTTCGACTTCGTGCTCGACACCGTCGGCGCCGACCTGCCGTGGGATGACTACTTCGCCACTCTCCGGCCCCGCGGGAAGCTGTGCGTGGTCGGTGTCCCGAGCAGCCCGCTGACGGTCACGCCGCTCAGCCTGCTGCCCGCGGAGAAGTCGCTGGTGTCCGCCGTGGTCGGTCCGCCGTCGGTGACCCGCGCCTTGCTCGACTTCGCCGCCCTGCACGCCATCCGCGCCGAGGTCGAGGTGTTCCCGGTGTCCCGGATCGACGACGCGATCGACCACGTCCGCCAGGGCAGGGCCCGCTACCGCGCCGTGCTCGACTTCGGCGTGGACACCCACTGA
- a CDS encoding TetR/AcrR family transcriptional regulator: protein MTSGGVGERDGEILEAALRVFLRFGFRKASMDEIARAAKLSRQALYLRYAGKQNLYEATIRHLVGKVRSAALAALRREDRELTDRLADAVLALHGDTAGVGGSIMAELLQEAAGVSGPLLDELRAELVAAISEVLRDSGTAARWQDSGLTAEDLAGHLYLMSSATALAADDPAGRRQAVEVAVRIVSRAAPTHQEAT from the coding sequence ATGACCAGTGGCGGGGTGGGGGAGCGGGACGGGGAGATCCTGGAGGCGGCTCTGCGGGTGTTTCTCCGGTTCGGGTTCCGCAAGGCGTCGATGGACGAGATCGCCCGAGCGGCCAAGCTGTCGCGACAGGCGCTCTACCTGCGGTACGCCGGCAAGCAGAATTTGTACGAGGCAACGATTCGGCACCTGGTCGGCAAGGTCCGGAGCGCGGCGCTGGCCGCGCTCCGCCGGGAGGACCGGGAGCTGACCGACCGGCTCGCCGACGCCGTCCTGGCGCTGCACGGCGACACGGCCGGCGTCGGCGGGTCCATCATGGCTGAGCTGCTGCAGGAGGCGGCCGGTGTCAGCGGGCCGCTGCTCGACGAGCTCCGCGCGGAGCTTGTGGCCGCGATTTCGGAGGTCCTGCGCGACAGCGGTACCGCCGCCCGGTGGCAGGACAGCGGGCTGACCGCCGAAGACCTGGCCGGTCATCTCTATCTCATGTCGTCGGCGACCGCCCTGGCCGCTGACGACCCGGCCGGGCGACGGCAAGCGGTCGAAGTGGCGGTACGGATCGTCAGCCGTGCCGCGCCCACACACCAGGAGGCGACATGA
- a CDS encoding ABC transporter ATP-binding protein, producing the protein MEVARLSRVSKRYGRREVVTEVDLHLRAGELLALVGANGSGKSTVLKLMVGLTRPTSGTVHRSARIVSYVPDVFTSHDRLSASAYLRHMGRIRGLTARAARRRSDALLDRLALSGGADTPMRQLSKGNAQKVALAQALLEPPQLLVLDEPWAGLDSTAHRVLRELLTETAEAGGAVAFTEHSDQVVKATATRTCELRHGRLRQSSSEAAHQLTEVELLRGADLDWSHHPDVIEVRRDDVGVTLILPTGRHDAALLTALNHGWSVRSVRQVKPE; encoded by the coding sequence GTGGAGGTCGCGCGGTTGAGCAGGGTCAGCAAGCGGTACGGCCGGCGGGAGGTTGTCACCGAGGTCGATCTGCACCTGCGGGCGGGTGAGTTGCTGGCGCTGGTGGGAGCCAACGGATCAGGCAAGTCGACCGTCCTGAAGCTGATGGTCGGCCTGACCCGACCGACCAGTGGCACCGTCCACCGGTCCGCGCGGATCGTGAGCTACGTGCCCGACGTCTTCACCTCGCACGACCGGCTGTCGGCCTCGGCCTACCTGCGGCACATGGGACGGATCCGTGGCCTCACCGCCCGGGCAGCGCGCCGGCGGTCCGACGCCCTGCTCGATCGACTCGCGCTGAGCGGCGGCGCGGACACCCCGATGCGCCAGCTGTCCAAGGGCAACGCTCAGAAGGTCGCCCTCGCCCAGGCACTGCTCGAACCGCCGCAACTGCTGGTTCTCGACGAACCCTGGGCGGGCCTGGACTCCACCGCGCACCGGGTTCTCCGCGAGCTGCTCACCGAGACAGCCGAGGCGGGTGGAGCGGTCGCTTTCACCGAGCACTCGGACCAGGTCGTCAAGGCAACGGCCACCAGGACCTGCGAGCTCCGGCACGGCAGGTTGCGTCAGTCCAGCTCGGAGGCAGCACACCAGTTGACCGAGGTCGAACTGCTCCGCGGCGCCGACCTCGACTGGTCGCACCACCCCGACGTCATCGAGGTACGACGCGACGACGTCGGCGTCACGCTGATCCTGCCCACCGGACGCCACGACGCCGCGTTGCTCACGGCACTCAATCACGGATGGTCGGTCCGGTCGGTTCGGCAGGTGAAGCCCGAGTGA
- a CDS encoding histidine phosphatase family protein yields the protein MLILVRHAMPAHGPDTPARDWLLAPEGHAAARALGERLPPAARLVASTEPKAIATLAPAGPVIQDPRFDEISRVEAYDDNFRTQRRAYVEGTDHPDWEPRDEVVSRFHSGVLDHLTAAENRPLIIASHGMAITLWLTATVSLRTPGIFWADLRFPDTHAVDLTARTVTRLDPP from the coding sequence ATGCTGATCCTGGTGCGTCACGCGATGCCGGCCCACGGTCCCGACACTCCCGCCCGCGACTGGCTGCTCGCCCCGGAGGGACACGCCGCCGCGCGGGCGCTGGGCGAGCGGCTACCCCCCGCCGCGCGACTCGTCGCCAGCACGGAACCGAAGGCGATCGCCACCCTCGCCCCCGCCGGCCCAGTCATCCAGGACCCCCGCTTCGACGAAATCTCCCGCGTCGAGGCGTACGACGACAACTTCCGCACCCAGCGCCGCGCGTACGTCGAGGGCACGGACCACCCGGACTGGGAGCCGCGGGACGAGGTCGTCAGCCGCTTCCACAGCGGCGTCCTCGACCACCTCACCGCCGCCGAAAACCGCCCGCTGATCATCGCCTCCCACGGCATGGCCATCACTCTGTGGCTGACAGCAACTGTTTCCTTGCGCACTCCAGGCATCTTCTGGGCAGACCTCCGCTTCCCCGACACCCACGCCGTCGACCTCACAGCCCGCACGGTCACCCGACTCGACCCTCCCTGA
- a CDS encoding VOC family protein codes for MGLRIGALIVDSRDPGRLARFWAEALDWVISQDEDPEWVVEPPAGSREDCVVADLLFIKVPEPKTIKNRLHLDLRPENQAAEVARLEALGATRVDVGQGDNRPWIVMADPEGNEFCVQDAHPPQLRTQWLSRYQAYQPATRQTPT; via the coding sequence ATGGGCCTACGCATCGGTGCACTGATCGTCGACTCCCGAGACCCCGGTCGTCTGGCCAGGTTCTGGGCCGAGGCGCTGGACTGGGTGATCAGTCAGGACGAGGACCCCGAGTGGGTGGTCGAGCCGCCGGCCGGGAGCCGTGAAGACTGCGTGGTGGCCGACCTGTTGTTCATCAAGGTGCCGGAGCCCAAGACGATCAAGAACCGCCTGCACCTCGACCTGCGCCCCGAGAACCAGGCCGCAGAGGTCGCCCGCCTGGAAGCCCTCGGAGCCACCCGCGTCGACGTGGGCCAGGGCGACAACCGTCCCTGGATCGTGATGGCCGACCCGGAAGGCAACGAGTTCTGCGTCCAGGACGCCCACCCACCCCAGCTCCGCACCCAATGGCTGAGCCGGTACCAGGCCTACCAGCCAGCCACCCGACAGACACCGACCTGA
- a CDS encoding VOC family protein encodes MPEYPDLMHTAIDATDARGLAEFYRELLGLRYRPGDEPPTDGSEDDDSWLVLVDATGQRKLAVQRVDALPRSTWPSHDVPMQLHLDFSVSSIDELERHKERALALGATVLLDRTTDPEAGYVLADPAGHPFCLLTR; translated from the coding sequence ATGCCCGAGTACCCGGACCTGATGCACACCGCGATCGACGCGACCGACGCTCGTGGACTCGCCGAGTTCTATCGCGAGCTCCTCGGACTGCGGTACCGGCCCGGCGACGAGCCGCCGACCGACGGCTCCGAGGACGACGACAGCTGGCTCGTCCTCGTCGACGCCACCGGCCAGCGCAAACTCGCGGTCCAACGCGTCGACGCGCTGCCTCGATCGACCTGGCCGAGCCACGACGTACCGATGCAGCTCCACCTCGACTTCTCGGTCAGCTCGATCGACGAACTCGAACGCCACAAGGAGCGAGCCCTCGCCCTCGGCGCAACCGTCCTGCTCGACCGCACCACCGACCCCGAAGCCGGCTACGTCCTCGCAGACCCCGCCGGCCACCCGTTCTGCCTCCTCACCCGCTGA
- a CDS encoding HAD family hydrolase, with protein sequence MPERFVVLDAMGVLYRHGNVVRSVLIPYLRDHGCTRTEVDIRDAYRRCTLGEISTSELWALLGVSATADDADYCQRHQLTQDAPQLLREVRQAGITPWVLTNDAAPWSERLRHRFGLGGWVERWFVSSEIGARKPDPAAYRALLAQPGLDPTRTIFVDDRPPNLVAARSAGFQPVLLHSDDTDAHPERDFQPPVVHSMAELTSYLVEAT encoded by the coding sequence GTGCCGGAACGCTTTGTTGTGCTGGATGCGATGGGGGTGCTCTACCGTCACGGCAACGTCGTGCGCAGCGTTCTGATCCCGTACCTGCGGGACCACGGTTGCACGCGCACCGAGGTCGACATCCGGGATGCTTATCGCCGTTGCACTCTCGGGGAGATCTCGACGAGCGAACTCTGGGCGCTGCTGGGAGTGTCAGCGACCGCCGATGACGCCGACTACTGTCAGCGGCACCAGCTGACGCAAGACGCGCCGCAGCTTCTGCGCGAGGTCCGGCAGGCCGGGATCACGCCGTGGGTACTGACCAACGACGCCGCGCCGTGGTCCGAGCGGCTGCGTCACCGGTTCGGCCTCGGCGGGTGGGTCGAGCGATGGTTCGTGAGCTCCGAGATCGGCGCCCGCAAGCCCGATCCCGCGGCGTACCGGGCTCTGCTCGCGCAGCCGGGCCTCGATCCGACCCGAACGATCTTCGTGGACGACCGTCCCCCGAACCTGGTCGCCGCCCGGAGCGCCGGCTTTCAGCCCGTTCTGTTGCACAGCGACGACACCGACGCCCATCCCGAGCGCGACTTCCAGCCGCCGGTCGTCCACAGCATGGCCGAGCTGACGAGCTATCTCGTCGAAGCGACCTGA